From a region of the Flavobacterium sediminilitoris genome:
- a CDS encoding bifunctional riboflavin kinase/FAD synthetase, translated as MNIHNNINLFQTKGKTIVTIGTFDGVHLGHQKVLTKLKNAAIERKAESVLLTFFPHPRMVLQQDLDIKLLNTIEEKKELISSFGIDNLIIHPFDAKFSRLTAEDFVKMILVDQLNLCKIIIGYDHRFGRNRTATIEDLIAFGEKYNFEVEQITAKEIDEISISSTKIRTALLEGDIKTANTFLGYKYNLTGAVIEGKKIGRTINFPTANIKVSENYKLIPKNGVYVVSANIDNDEYFGMMNIGTNPTISEGNQSIEVHLFDFNKSIYDKEIKISFLERIRDERKFDSLEDLKIQLEKDKTLSIEKIEQYK; from the coding sequence TTGAACATCCACAACAATATTAATTTATTTCAGACTAAAGGCAAAACCATAGTCACCATTGGTACTTTTGACGGTGTGCATCTAGGTCATCAAAAAGTATTAACTAAACTAAAAAATGCTGCTATTGAGAGAAAAGCGGAAAGTGTTTTACTTACTTTTTTTCCACACCCTAGAATGGTTCTTCAACAAGATTTAGACATCAAACTCTTAAACACTATAGAGGAAAAAAAAGAATTAATATCTTCTTTTGGAATAGATAACCTTATTATTCATCCTTTTGATGCAAAATTTTCTAGACTTACTGCTGAAGATTTTGTAAAAATGATTTTAGTAGACCAATTAAACCTTTGCAAGATAATCATTGGATACGATCATCGTTTTGGAAGAAATAGAACTGCAACAATTGAAGATTTAATAGCTTTTGGAGAAAAATATAATTTTGAAGTAGAACAAATAACTGCAAAAGAAATTGATGAAATTTCAATTAGTTCAACTAAAATTAGGACAGCGCTACTTGAAGGTGATATAAAAACAGCTAATACTTTCTTAGGATATAAATATAATTTAACAGGAGCAGTAATTGAAGGAAAAAAAATAGGAAGAACAATCAATTTTCCTACTGCAAACATTAAAGTATCTGAAAATTACAAATTAATCCCAAAAAATGGTGTTTACGTTGTATCTGCTAACATAGATAATGATGAGTATTTTGGAATGATGAATATCGGAACAAATCCAACTATTTCTGAAGGAAATCAAAGCATAGAAGTACATCTATTTGATTTTAATAAGTCTATTTATGATAAAGAAATAAAAATATCATTTTTAGAGAGAATACGAGATGAAAGAAAATTTGACTCACTTGAAGATCTAAAAATTCAACTTGAAAAAGACAAAACTCTATCTATCGAAAAAATAGAGCAATATAAATGA